A stretch of DNA from Leucobacter luti:
CGCCATGCTCGCCGTATATGTTGTCATGCCGTTGAGTGCCACGGTGTTGATGACGACGCCGAGCACAAAGAGTGGACCGAGCCAGGTGGGCAGCATGTCAAGGAGCACGTACTCGATTCCCACGGACGCATCGGCATTCGAAACGGTGGTGCCGAGGGCGGCTCCAACCACAATGAAGCAAAATCCTGGGACCGCCCCGCCCAGTGCGGTGGCCGCGACAATGTGTGACGGTTTTGTGCTTCGCGGCAAGTAGCGGGCGAGGTCTGCACTGTTGGAGTACGAGAGCGGCGTTGACGCGAGAATGGCGAAACCGATCGTGAGACTTGACCACAGACCGAGACCGCTCAGTGGTTCCGCCTGCGTAAACGCGAGATCAATCTGGGGGGGCAATGAAAGCGGTGACCAACAGGAAGATCACGAGCAGCGCGATCGTGACGAAGGTGTAGGAGCGAAGGATGAGTCCGTGGCCGTAGACCGCGACGAGCACTGTCACGGCCGCGACCGCGATGGTGACCAGGATCAGTGCGTGCGTGCGATTGTGGAACCCGAGCCGCACTAGGAGTTCCGCGCCCATGAAGGAGGACGCCACCCAGTTCAAGGCGAGGAATACCCCTGAGATGAACCAGCCGTAGATAGCAATGACTGCTTTGTTGCCGCGGATGCCATAGATTGCGCGCTGAATCACGGACCCAGACGTGCCGGCGGCGGGGCCGCTCACAGCGACGATGCCGGGGAGCACCCACAGTAGCTGGGCCGCGATGATGACGAGTAATGCTTGCCAGATCTCGAGGCCGAGCACCAACGTGAGCGTGGCGCCAATGGTGAAATTCAGCACACTCACATTGGGTGCTGCCCATACCGCGAAGAGGTCGCGTGCGCGGCCGTGCCGCTCAGAATCGCTGACGAGATCGATCCCGCGAGTCTCGGGGTGAGCGGGAGAGTCCGGATGGGGCGGGGTGGCGGGTGCCGCCGCTGATGATGATTTCGGCATTGAAATGCTTTC
This window harbors:
- a CDS encoding cytosine permease, which gives rise to MPKSSSAAAPATPPHPDSPAHPETRGIDLVSDSERHGRARDLFAVWAAPNVSVLNFTIGATLTLVLGLEIWQALLVIIAAQLLWVLPGIVAVSGPAAGTSGSVIQRAIYGIRGNKAVIAIYGWFISGVFLALNWVASSFMGAELLVRLGFHNRTHALILVTIAVAAVTVLVAVYGHGLILRSYTFVTIALLVIFLLVTAFIAPPD